Genomic DNA from Desulfobaccales bacterium:
ACAACTGGTATCCGGATGTCGACGACAGTTCCATGGTGCTGGTGGCCTTAAAGGAAGGCCTGGCGGATGCGGCCAAACACCAGGCGGCCCTGCAGCGGGGCATCAACTGGTGTCTGGGCATGCAGTCGAAGAACGGCGGCTTCGCGTCTTTTGATAAAGACAATACCAAGGAGTGGCTCAACGCCATTCCCTTCGGCGACTTAAAGGCCCTGGTGGACCCGCCCACCGAGGACATCACGGCCCGCATCCTCGAGATGATGGGGGCCTTCGGTCACGGCCTGGACCATCCGGTGGCCGTCCGGGCCATGGCTTATCTGCACGAAACCCAGCGACCCGAGGGTCCCTGGTGGGGACGCTGGGGCGTGAATTATATTTACGGCACCTGGTCGGTGCTGGTGGCCCTGAAGCGCATCGGCGAGGACATGAGCCGGCCTTACGTCCGCCGGGCAGTGGACTGGGTTAAGGCCCACCAGAACTTAGACGGGGGCTGGGGCGAGTGCTGTGAGTCGTACCGCAACCCGGAACTCATGGGTCGGGGGCCGTCCACCGCCTCGCAGACCGCCTGGGCTCTCCTGGGGCTCTTCGCCGCGGGCGAAGTTCATGCCCCGGAGGTAAAGGCAGGGGTGGACTATCTGGTCAAAACCCAGAATTCCTCAGGCCGCTGGGACGAGGAAGAGTTTACCGGCACCGGCTTCCCCAACCACTTCATGATTCGCTATCACCTCTATCGGGACTGCTTCCCTTTAATGGCTCTGGGCACCTATTTGCAGGAACTTAAGGAACCGCGAGACGCCTAGCCAGGCTCGTGAACCTGCAAAATTGCCTGGCGAAATCCCCCCTTACCTCCCTTTAAGAACTTTCATAAAGGGGGGAATCGATCCGCAAAACACCTGTAACCGAGGGGCAAAGAAATCCTCCTCTTAAAGGGGGATGTTGGGGGATTTTTCATTGACGCATGACGGCAAAACCCTGGTGACTGGCGGAACCGGGTTTGTGGGCCGGGCAGTGGTGGAAGAACTTTTGGCTGCCGGGCGCACGGTGCGGGTCCTGGCCCGCAATCCCGATCATCCGGCCCTGACTGGCCTGGCGGTGGAAGTAGCCGTAGGCGACCTCAGGGACGCGGAGTCGCTTACGCGGGCCCTCACTGATTGCACCCGCCTTTTTCATGTGGCCGCGGACTATCGCCTTTGGGTGCCGGACCCCGCCACCATGTACGCCAGCAATGTGGACGGGACCCGGCAGTTGCTTACCGCGGCTACCGCTCAGGGCCTGGAGCGGGTGGTTTATACCAGCACTGTGGGCACCCTGGGCAACCCCGGAAACGGCACGCCCGGCACCGAGGACACCCCGGTCCACCTGGAAGACATGGTGGGCCACTACAAACGCTCCAAGTTCCTGGCCGAGGCGGTGGCCCTGGACTTCGCCCGCCAGGGCCTGCCCCTGGTGGTGGTCAATCCCAGCACCCCTGTGGGTCCCTGGGACTCCCGCCCCACCCCTACCGGCCAGATGATCGTGGATTTCCTCAAGCGCCGTATGCCGGCCTACCTGGAGACCGGCCTCAACCTCATCCACGTGCGGGATGTCGCCAAGGGCCACCTGCTGGCCGAAGCCAAGGGCCAGGTCGGGGAAAAATATATCCTGGGCCACGAAAACCTGAGCCTGTCCCAGATCTTTCAATTGCTGGCGGAACTCACCGGTCTTCCGGCCCCTACCGTAAAACTGCCCTACTGGCCGGTCCTGGGGCTGGCCTACCTAGATGAGTTCTTCGCCACCTATATCCGCCGGAAACCGCCCCGCATGCCGGTTACGGCCATCCGCATGGCTAAGAAATTTATGTACTTTGACAACCGGAAAGCGATACAATATTTAGGACTCACCTTATCACCGGTGCGCCAGGCCCTGGCCGAGGCGGTGGATTGGTTTCGCCAGAACGGTTATGCGTGATCAGGTTTCGCGGGGTCCCAAGGCAGGTTTGGGGAGAGTCGAAGTTGGCCCCGCCCAAGGCTATGAACAGAGGAGAGGATACGTTTGCGTTTCCCGATGAGTTTGAGTTTCGATTTAACCCGTTACCTCATGAAAAAACGGCTTCAGGGGGAGGAGAAATTTCCCCTGGTGTTGATGCTGGAGCCCACGCATCAGTGCAATCTGGCCTGTCAGGGCTGCGGCCGTATCCAGGAATACCGGGACAGTTTAGGACAATCCCTGACCCTGGAGGAGTGCCTGGGGGCTGTGGAAGAATGCGGCGCGCCGGTGGTCACCGTCACCGGGGGCGAACCCCTGATCTACCCTCCGGTCTTTGAGCTATTGCAAGAACTGGTACACCGCGGCAAGCACATCTACCTCTGCTCCAACGCCATCTTAATGGAAAAATCTCTACCAAAGCTGCCCCGCTCCGACCGCCTGACTCTGAGCATCCATTTGGATGGCCTGGCTCCTACCCACGACGGCATTTTGGGACGGCCGGGAGTATTCAACCTGGCCATTAAGGCCATTAAAGCCGCCAAGGCCCAGGGGTTCCGCGTCTGCACCAATACCTCCATCTATAAGGAAACCGATCCCGGGGAACTCGAAATTCTCTTTTCTTACCTCGGGCATATCGGGGTGGACGGCCTCCTGGTCTCGCCGGCTTACAGCTTTGCCGGGGTCAACGATGAGCTTTTTATGAGCCGGGAGGAGATCAAGGACAAGTTTATTCGCCTGACAGGCAACGGCCAGCGGTTCAAGTTCTTTAGCACGCCGCTCTACTTGAGCTTTCTCCGGGGGGAGCGGGACTACGAGTGCACCCCCTGGGCCAACCCCACCCGCAATCCCATGGGGTGGCGGGCCCCCTGCTACCAGATCGTGGATACCCACTATCCCACCTTCGCCGACATGATGAAAAAGACGCGTTGGGAGGACTACGGGGTGGGGCGGGACCCTCGCTGCGCCCAATGCATGATGCATTCCGGGTTCGAACCCACCGTGGTCCGCCAGATGGGCGGCCTGACGGATATCTGGACCATGCTCCGCTGGAATCTTAGTTGATGGGGTTAAGCAGAGATTTCACGGACCGGGCCGGGAGGGAGTGCCCCTGACGCCCTCTTGCAGACAGATTTCGTGGTGAAACGCCCCTCAACCCCGCCCTCCTTTGATTTCCGTTGGATGAACGGCGCCACCCTGGTGGTGGTCTGCCTGGGCCTTTTCCTCCCCCTGTTCTGGCAATTGCCGCTCTTGCGGTCGGAAGCCATGTACGCCCTGATCCCCCAGGAGATGCTGACGGCCGGGTCCTGGCTGACCCCTACCTTAAACGGCGCACACTACCTGGATAAACCCCACCTGCTTTACTGGCTCAGCCTGGTGAGTTACAAGCTCCTGGGGGTCTCGGAATGGAGCGCGCGCGTCCCCACCCTGACCATGACGGTGGGGGAGGTCTGGCTCACCTATCTCATCGGCCGGCGACTCATCGGCCGGATTGCCGCCTGGTTGGGCGGCTTTGTCCTGATCACCTGCATCGGCTTTTTCGTTCTGCACCTGCAGATTCTCACCGATCACCTCATCACCCTGAGCCTGCTGGCGGCGTTGTACTGCCTGGTGCGCTGGCAGGAGGAACCGGCCCGGCGCTGGTCGATCCTGTTCTCCCTGTCCCTGGTGGCCGGATTTCTCAGTAAGGGTTTTATCGGACTGCTCTTTCCTGTTTTGATTTGTCTGATCTATGCATGGCAGGTTAAGGATCGCCGGCCGTTGCGGCTGTTGCTCTCGCCCTGGGGGATCGCCCTGGCCGTGATTATCCTGGCTGCCTGGGCAGTGGGGAGCGAACTGGCCAATCCCGGCTATCTCAAGTTCCAGATCGTCAACGAGCAGATCATGCGGTTTTTTGGCCGCCGTCATCCCCCCGACGTCAACTCCTTCACCATCACGGGATTTTGGCTGTTTTTGGGTATCTGGCTCATGCCCTGGACCTTCATCCTGCCGTCCGCCCTTTACCGTTTCTGGCAAGCAACGCGGCCGGGCCGGGAAGAGGCGCCGGCCGCCCGCCTGCTGATCACCTGGACCGCGGTAATCCTGGTGTTCTTTACTATATCCTCCAGCCGCCTCGAGTATTATTCCCTGCCCGCGTTCCCCGGCCTGGCTCTGATCCTGGGGTGGCGCATCAAACGCTATCTGGACACCAATGGAGACCGGGTCATTCCGTGGTCCCTCATCGCGTTGGGCCTCTTGGGGGTTTCGCTCCTGGTGTTGCTGCCCTACCTGGAACGGGTCTGCGTGGACAACCGGCGGGAATTCAGCGGCATGGTCAGCGTGCTCTCCCCCATTGCCCGGCTGGCTTCCTGGTTTATCCCGGCCGCGGCCCTGATGGGCGCGGGAGCCGGACTGCTTAAACGCCGCGGTTTGGCGGTAGCCGGCTATGGCGTCCTGGCCCTGGGGATAGCCATCTTCACCTTTCAAAGCTTTGCCAGCCTGACTCCGGTGCTCTGTGATAAGGAGGCGGCGGAATATGTCCGGCAGCATGCCGCTCCTGAGGATATCCTGATCATGGGGCCCATCGAAGAGTTCGAATATGGGGCCTCCCTGGAATACTATGCCCGGCGCCATATCCTCATGGTGCAGCGGAACGGTCTGCCTCAGTTTCCCTACCCCGTTGACCCCGCCGCAAACTACATCATCTCCCCGGAACGTCTGCAAGAATTGTGGCAGGGCCCCAAAAAGGTCTTTCTCCTCCTGGATGACGCCACCCCGCCGGAGGCGTTTCTCAGTGGGGCTCCTGCGGTGTTGAGTCTGCCGAGCAAGCGCCTGCTGGTCAATCGCCCTTAAAGTTCTTCCCAGCCGCCAGCCCTGCGGGGCTTTAAGCTCCCACTCTCCCCAACGTCAGGAATGTGATATGATTAAGGCATAATTTTTTATGCCAAATTCTCTGGGGCAGATTGCGCCCTTTTCCGTTCAAGGGAACGAAATTAGGTCGATCAGCCCTGATTAGGAAGATTATGAAAAACTTTGAACTGCTTGCGCCCCGGGAGCGGACGGCATGATGGGAAAGTATGTTCGGATCGCCACTTGTCTGATTGTCCTGCTCACCTGGGGGATGCTCCCGGCCCTGGCTCAGGTGCAGTACGAACAGAAAGAGGAGAGGGTCGCTCCCAAGGCCCTGGCGCAGTTTCAGAAAGGCGAACGACTAATCCAAAACAACAAGTTCGAAGAGGCCATCGCGGCCTACCGGGAAGCCATCCGTATTAAGCCGAATTACGCCCAGGCCTATAACCAGATAGGTCTGGCCTATGCCTGTCTTAACCAGTATCCCGAGGCCGTCAAGGCCTTTAAAGAGGCCGTCCAGCTTCAGCCCCAAGGGGGGCTGGCCCATGAAAATCTGGGGGTCGCGTATATCAAAATGGGGCACTGGCAGGAGGCCCGGGACGTCTTTCAGGAGGCCATCCGGCTCCACCCGGAGAGCGCTGAAGCCCACTATAACCTGGGGCTGGCCTACGGCAGGCTGGGGCGGGACCAGCAAGCCCGGGTCCAGTTTGACGAAGCCATTCGGCTCCAGCCCGAGATGGCCAAGGCTCACGTGAACCTGGGGTTGGCTTATCTTAACCTGGGCGCGATGGATAAGGCCGGGAAAGCTCTCACAGAAGCAGCCCATTTGTCCCCCAACGACCCCCAAGCCCATTACGCCCTGTGTCTCTACTATGCCAGGAAAGGCGACGCCCAGGCTGCGGCCCGGGAATTCCAGGCGGTACAGAAATTGGACCCGAAACTGGCGCAAAGACTTTCTACCCTGATGCGCCCGGCGGCGGCCGGGAAAAAGAAGCCATAGGCCATGACCGCCGGATTGAGAGCTTTGCAGAAATTTTCGGGAAAGAACGGCCCCATGATCCCCGGCACCCTGATTGAAGAAGTGCGTTGGAACTGCGACATTGCCAGCGCCGGGCAGTCCGGGCATTTCTCCCTGTGCGGCATGCTCTTGCGTCTGCGCCAGCTCTATAAGTGGGAGCACGGCCTGGCTCCCTGGCAGGAACCCGAAGTTGAGGCGGTCCTGGCGTGGATTGCGCGGCGGGAGTCCACCTGGGATGACCTGGAAGAGGCGTCTTGGCGGGACCTGGCCTGGGGGGACGCGGCTATCGACCCCTTTGCCGTGGAAACCCTCAACGCTCATCTCATTCCCCAAAAGCTGGCCTATGGCGCGGGCCTCAGCCGGGGCCTGACCCCCACCTTCTTCCTGGGGGAGCTTTTGGAGGAACGGCGCATTGGTGGCCTGACCATCCTGGTCCTGGGGCCGGAGCTGGCCCGAGACCTGGACGCCTCCCCGGCCCTGTGCCAGGGGACCTTGATCTATGCCCGCCGCCAGGCTTTGGCCTTCTATCTCTGGGACCGGTTGTCCGACCCCACCCAGCAGGGCAATGCCTACCTGCAACTCGCTTTGCAGGCTCATAATCTCCGCCTGAAGGAATTGGTCCGGGACCCCGAAGCCTGCCAGGAACAGTTCCAGGCCTTTTTAGCCGGGGAGTTGGAGGCGGTCATCCGCCACGAAACCGGCGAAGCCATGGAGCCTAGCCTGAAAGCCGCTTTTCCCGAAGTGCTGGAACGCTTCCCCCAGACCCGGGTGGAACTCTTTGTGCGGACCTTAAAAGACGCCCTGGCCGACGTCAACGAGTGGGGCCGTCTGGCCTATATTATCAGCGAGCAGAACCTGCCTTCCCTGGCGGTGATGCTGGCCTGGCGTCCGGGGCTGATGCCGGCGCTGCTGCCGGAGCTTACGCCGGGCTTTGAGAAATTTATGGCCACCGGAGACTGGGGCGCGATGGAACAGGCGCGCCAACAAGCCCTGGCCCGGCTGCGGGAGACCGCACAGGGCCTCAATGCCTTGCTGGAAGCAACGGAGGCTGCCTCCGACCAATGGCTTCAGGATGAAATCAAGCGGTGCTATTTGGCGCCGCTGGGGTTGTGAAGCTGGATCAGACGTTCATCTATGGGGGATTTGAATCTGTAGGGG
This window encodes:
- the hpnA gene encoding hopanoid-associated sugar epimerase, translated to MTHDGKTLVTGGTGFVGRAVVEELLAAGRTVRVLARNPDHPALTGLAVEVAVGDLRDAESLTRALTDCTRLFHVAADYRLWVPDPATMYASNVDGTRQLLTAATAQGLERVVYTSTVGTLGNPGNGTPGTEDTPVHLEDMVGHYKRSKFLAEAVALDFARQGLPLVVVNPSTPVGPWDSRPTPTGQMIVDFLKRRMPAYLETGLNLIHVRDVAKGHLLAEAKGQVGEKYILGHENLSLSQIFQLLAELTGLPAPTVKLPYWPVLGLAYLDEFFATYIRRKPPRMPVTAIRMAKKFMYFDNRKAIQYLGLTLSPVRQALAEAVDWFRQNGYA
- the hpnH gene encoding adenosyl-hopene transferase HpnH — its product is MRFPMSLSFDLTRYLMKKRLQGEEKFPLVLMLEPTHQCNLACQGCGRIQEYRDSLGQSLTLEECLGAVEECGAPVVTVTGGEPLIYPPVFELLQELVHRGKHIYLCSNAILMEKSLPKLPRSDRLTLSIHLDGLAPTHDGILGRPGVFNLAIKAIKAAKAQGFRVCTNTSIYKETDPGELEILFSYLGHIGVDGLLVSPAYSFAGVNDELFMSREEIKDKFIRLTGNGQRFKFFSTPLYLSFLRGERDYECTPWANPTRNPMGWRAPCYQIVDTHYPTFADMMKKTRWEDYGVGRDPRCAQCMMHSGFEPTVVRQMGGLTDIWTMLRWNLS
- a CDS encoding glycosyltransferase family 39 protein, producing MQTDFVVKRPSTPPSFDFRWMNGATLVVVCLGLFLPLFWQLPLLRSEAMYALIPQEMLTAGSWLTPTLNGAHYLDKPHLLYWLSLVSYKLLGVSEWSARVPTLTMTVGEVWLTYLIGRRLIGRIAAWLGGFVLITCIGFFVLHLQILTDHLITLSLLAALYCLVRWQEEPARRWSILFSLSLVAGFLSKGFIGLLFPVLICLIYAWQVKDRRPLRLLLSPWGIALAVIILAAWAVGSELANPGYLKFQIVNEQIMRFFGRRHPPDVNSFTITGFWLFLGIWLMPWTFILPSALYRFWQATRPGREEAPAARLLITWTAVILVFFTISSSRLEYYSLPAFPGLALILGWRIKRYLDTNGDRVIPWSLIALGLLGVSLLVLLPYLERVCVDNRREFSGMVSVLSPIARLASWFIPAAALMGAGAGLLKRRGLAVAGYGVLALGIAIFTFQSFASLTPVLCDKEAAEYVRQHAAPEDILIMGPIEEFEYGASLEYYARRHILMVQRNGLPQFPYPVDPAANYIISPERLQELWQGPKKVFLLLDDATPPEAFLSGAPAVLSLPSKRLLVNRP
- a CDS encoding tetratricopeptide repeat protein, yielding MMGKYVRIATCLIVLLTWGMLPALAQVQYEQKEERVAPKALAQFQKGERLIQNNKFEEAIAAYREAIRIKPNYAQAYNQIGLAYACLNQYPEAVKAFKEAVQLQPQGGLAHENLGVAYIKMGHWQEARDVFQEAIRLHPESAEAHYNLGLAYGRLGRDQQARVQFDEAIRLQPEMAKAHVNLGLAYLNLGAMDKAGKALTEAAHLSPNDPQAHYALCLYYARKGDAQAAAREFQAVQKLDPKLAQRLSTLMRPAAAGKKKP
- a CDS encoding Sfum_1244 family protein; its protein translation is MTAGLRALQKFSGKNGPMIPGTLIEEVRWNCDIASAGQSGHFSLCGMLLRLRQLYKWEHGLAPWQEPEVEAVLAWIARRESTWDDLEEASWRDLAWGDAAIDPFAVETLNAHLIPQKLAYGAGLSRGLTPTFFLGELLEERRIGGLTILVLGPELARDLDASPALCQGTLIYARRQALAFYLWDRLSDPTQQGNAYLQLALQAHNLRLKELVRDPEACQEQFQAFLAGELEAVIRHETGEAMEPSLKAAFPEVLERFPQTRVELFVRTLKDALADVNEWGRLAYIISEQNLPSLAVMLAWRPGLMPALLPELTPGFEKFMATGDWGAMEQARQQALARLRETAQGLNALLEATEAASDQWLQDEIKRCYLAPLGL